From the genome of Nicotiana sylvestris chromosome 2, ASM39365v2, whole genome shotgun sequence, one region includes:
- the LOC104215844 gene encoding uncharacterized protein, with the protein MDTSPASQPTSITQPKDPPTEIRPPVVLPPDPKISFSTALIGTTSTCNTINTSTVVARQTTHNRKPVVIFKASDYYGVMAENCKWTLVRKFTMGRPKIETIRAKFIEQIPLKGKVRIGAYDYKHDFIEFNNETDLNTPYFQRFMGIYGALLRMFKWSPDFNPNEETSLAPIWILLPELPFHMFKWEYLKQVLEQIGTPMKEDIATIARTRSYMAKVRVEVDLMKSLPNSVFIGIEGDTTRLKGKDQKLEYEGVPTFCKTCKLYGHDYERCKVEARKREQARANQETKNAEKKEDQARTNIAGEIGIKVTEGTQTHIENQKDDGFIQVKNKRNRKKRPSRQRAQMSIIMRPKKLF; encoded by the coding sequence ATGGATACTTCTCCTGCCAGCCAACCGACGTCTATCACCCAGCCTAAAGACCCACCCACAGAAATAAGGCCACCAGTTGTCCTTCCACCTGACCCAAAAATCTCCTTCTCCACTGCTCTTATAGGAACCACAAGCACCTGCAACACAATCAACACCAGCACTGTGGTGGCAAGGCAAACGACTCACAACAGGAAACCTGTTGTTATCTTCAAAGCCTCCGACTACTATGGTGTAATGGCGGAGAATTGTAAATGGACTTTGGTCAGAAAATTCACCATGGGAAGACCCAAGATTGAAACAATTAGGGCAAAATTCATTGAACAAATTCCTTTGAAAGGAAAGGTAAGAATTGGGGCTTATGActataaacatgatttcattGAATTTAACAATGAAACAGACTTGAACACTCCTTACTTCCAACGATTTATGGGAATTTATGGAGCCTTACTGAGGATGTTCAAatggtctcctgacttcaaccccAACGAGGAAACTTCCTTGGCTCCCATTTGGATTTTATTACCAGAACTCCCTTTCCATATGTTTAAATGGGAGTACCTAAAGCAAGTATTAGAACAAATTGGCACTCCAATGAAGGAGGACATTGCGACCATTGCAAGAACTAGATCATACATGGCCAAAGTCAGGGTAGAAGTCGATCTGATGAAATCACTTCCAAACTCGGTGTTCATCGGCATTGAAGGCGATACAACAAGATTGAAGGGCAAAGATCAAAAACTAGAATACGAGGGTGTCCCAACATTCTGTAAGACATGTAAACTATATGGACACGATTATGAAAGATGCAAGGTTGAGGCAAGAAAGAGAGAACAAGCCAGAGCCAACCAAGAAACTAAAAATGCTGAGAAAAAAGAAGACCAAGCAAGAACTAATATTGCTGGAGAAATAGGAATTAAGGTTACTGAGGGGACACAGACTCATATTGAAAATCAAAAGGACGATGGATTCATACAAGTTAAAAACAAGAGGAACAGGAAAAAAAGACCTTCCAGGCAGAGAGCTCAAATGTCAATAATAATGAGACCAAAAAAGTTGTTTTGA